The Neurospora crassa OR74A linkage group I, whole genome shotgun sequence genome segment AGTATCATCATCGATAGTGACGACGAAGACCCCAAgtatgatgaagaggaccgGAAACCCATTATCCGAGACACGACAAACCGCGACTACATCGACTTGGTAGCAGACGGCGATTCTGTGCCTGACGAGTCCAACTTGCCCCATTTTACCCCCATCAGACTAGCCCCCGGCTCCTTCACAGTCGAACTAGTCCTCGACACCCGCGAAGTCCAAGCCAAGAACAACCGGGACCACATCCAGGAAGAGCTCTCCAAACTCGGCGTTCGACCCGTCATGCGGAGTCTCGAGCTCGGCGACGTCCTCTGGATAGCCAAGTGCAAGCAACCGGGCTGGCTTAACAGGCTAGGCGCCGAAGGTGACGAGGTCGTCCTGGATTACATTGTCGAGCGCAAACGCCTGGATGATCTTATTGGGAGCATCAAGGACGGGCGCTTCCGCGAGCAAAAGTACCGGTTGAAGCGATCGGGCATGAAGAATGTTGTCTACATTATCGAGAACTACAACATCGACATGGATATCCGACGCCAGTACCAGGACGCAATGGACACGGCCATGGCGTCGATCCAGGTCGTCAACGGTTATTTCCTGAAGAAGACAGACACGATTGCCGAGTCGATCCGGTACTTGGCGGCGGTGACGTATATGCTCAAGGAGATATACGAGAGCAAGCCGCTGTTTGTCATTCCAACTCAGGTCCTGACGGCCAAGAATTACTTGCCGCTGGTGAAGCATTTGCGGGAGAAAGAGCCGTCCAGGGGGTACTATATCAGTTATCCGGCATTTGCATCGCTGGTTTCCAAGTCGGAGATGATGACGCTGAAGGATGTGTTTATCAAGATGTTGATGTGTATCAGGAGGCTGTCGGGAGAAAAGGCGATTGAGATTCAAAAGGTGTGGAAGACGCCGTATCAGCTGGTCAAGGCGTTCGAGGCTTGCGGGAGTGACGAGAATGGgaaaaagaagcagaaggTTTTGGTGATGAGTATGCTTTCGCACCTTGTGGATCGGAGGAATGTAGATAAGGGACTGAGTGAGAGGATTGCGGATGTTTGGGGTTTTCTGTGAGAAGAGGCCAAGGAGCCTTGTTTGAATAATTGTCTTGTATAGCAAAAGTCCTGGACACGAGCTTATGTCTAGTACATGTCACGAATGGTATCATACTCATCTCAATTTTTGgtttttccccttccttaTTGAAACCGCTGTCATTCGTATCCACCCTCACTTTCGGTCACCTCAAGAAAACCCCTGCTTCACAATTCCCTCAACAACCTTCTCCAacaaccccctccccttcttcttttcttccccctgGCCCTGTTCCCCAGCACTGCCAGACCCCAACAACCCCTCCAAATACCCCCTCAAACTCTTCTCCACATACTTGGCCGTCATATCCACCTCCACATTCACCGTCTCGCCCACTTTTTTtcctgccaccaccacccgttCCTGCGTGTACGCAATCAACATCACCTCCCAccactcctcctcatcattcACCGCCGTCACCGTCAAACTCGTTCCATCCAGCGCAATAAACCCCTTGTACACCACATACCGCAACACCTCCTTGTTTTTAGGTCTGAACCGGAACGTCAACGCCTCCCCATCGGGCGTGATCTTGATGATCTCCGCTACCGTGTCGACGTGGCCCTGAACAAAGTGGCCGCCCATGCGGGTGTCGGCGCGCACGGCCCTCTCCAGGTTCACGCGCGATCCGGAACGGAGGGAGCCGAGGTTGGTGAGCCGGAGCGTCTCGGGGGCGATGCCGACGGtgaaggaggccgaggggGTCAGGGTGAAGGAGGTGACGGTGAGGCAGACGCCGTTGACGGCGATGGAGTCGCCTAGGTGGCAGTCGGAGAGCagaccagaagaagaagaggaggaagaagaagaggggaggagggtgatggTGAGGGTTGTGCCGTTTTTGGAAAGGGGGTCGTTGGGGGTGTAGGTTGTCACCTCTGTTTTGATATCGAAGGAGTTAGTGAGGGTGttcaatgatgatgatgatgatgatgatgatgatgatgctgatgatgacgatgggtGGGAAAACGGGGTgaaaaaggggggagggcaaaaaggggagaaggggagaaCGGACCTCCGATTTCTTCGACTATGCCGGTGAACATGTTGGTGGTTATTTAGAAGGGTACGATGATTTGGAAGTTGTTTTTGGAGTGAGATTCGCTCGTTGCTTGCGAGATATTAGAAGAGAGTTGAGTTTATTAAGGTAAGTcggaggttgttgttggtggtgataaCTGATGAGTGAGAATGCGCCGTGTCCCCCGTTTTCCGCGGGGTTCCAGTATCGATGACAGATGCTGAGTGATGTGACGGACCCCCCCGCCGCGCGGATGGACCGGCCTCGGCActgctaggtacctctagcggCTAATAGTGGGGCTTGCTGTGCCGGGTTATTGCAACTTGCGCCGGAGCCGAGGCCGGAGGGAGTGATGATGGCTACGGGGGTATGAGATATTATaagttgttgtttgtttatAGATCATTATCCAAACTACCTAGTATCAGACCTCTTCACACAACAAGCAACATGCTTCCTTAACAACTGGCCAAGCGTGTTCTTTTGTTCTTCTGGTTAGGGTTATGCATGGCAGGATGTCTAGGGTTGTGTAGGGACGAACTGATACCCAGAAATTCCATTGACGACCCTGACATTTTCCAGTAACAACAATCTTCTCCAAAGCAGAAGCAGCGAACCTTCATCACTCCTCAAGGGAGCAGACGCAGAGTGTTCACATGTGGCTACTACGTATCATTCTGAACTATGATTCCGGTCTGAACAGCCACGCCGGTCGTCTCCAATATACGAGCTTTGACACAGATCAGCCGtcccgggggggggggggggggggggggggggggacagCGACTTGGGTCCCCTTGGAACTAAGCTTTCGTTTTGTCTCTGCCCATCTCCCCACAACAACACATTGATCTGCATTTCAAACGTTAGTCCGAGTCTCAGCAAGGATCTTGGTTGCACGGCGACCAATATCATCTGCTGGTGTTGTTAAACTAAGCAAGCCCGTCAGGAACCGGGCAACCACCGGGTATAAATCCATGTGCGGGGGAGGATACCCGTTGCCTGGGGCCAGAGTCAGACCCTCAGATGAGATCGTCAGGGTGTTAAGAGTTTCCAAGTATGGAACTTCGACGTCACTCTTGTCTGTGCCCTTTCTTTCGTTTGTTCAAATCTCCCtcgtttgtttacttttaCTTCACTTCCATCAAAGCCTCCGGCTGGTTCTGTACTTAGGGAAATTATCCCCCCCCTGATTCCTCCGTTCACATTCCCACGTTTTCTTACCGCTACCGGGCAataaccaaccaaccatcaTGCTCCTCcaacccatcaccaaccccagTAAATGTACCCGCTACATTGTTGTTCTCCTCAGCATATGGGCCTTCATCTACCTCTTCTCACCCTTCAACCTCCGCCTCGACAAAAACAACCACGGCCACGACGACGCGGAAGCAAACAAGGGCAGCTCCCTCAGCCAGCACGATATCTGCCGCCCCTACGGTTGGAAACCCTACCAACCCCGCCAACCCTCGGACCCTCCCCGCAAGATATACGATTTAGTTCTCGTCACCACGGAACTCGACCTGCTCGAAGTCCGTTTAAACACCACCTGGGACGCCGTCGACTACTACGTTCTGGTCGAGAGTGCCAAGACGTTTACAGGGCAGAATAAGCCTCTGCTGCTTCAACATGCACTCGACTCCTCCTCGCGGTTCGACAGCTACAAATCCAAGATCATCTACCACGAAGTTGAACACCCCGAGGATTCCAACCCCCCGCCTTCTCCCGCGACGAGAAGAGCATCTGTGTCCGCATCTGGATCGGGATCGGGATCGgtaccatcatcaccatgggAAGATTTCCACCTAAACGCCATGTTCGATCAAGTCTTTCCTTCTCTCGCAGCTGATGAAACTGAACCCCCCACCAACCCCAGTTTGAactcatcattatcatcatcatcatcatcaatacCTTCCCCCCGCAGCCCCCAACAAAAcgacatcctcctcctctccctcgcctccGAAATCCCCCGCCCACAAACTCTTGGTCTTTTGAAAGAATGTACCTTCCCAGCCCGCCTTACCCTCTCGTCCAAAATGCACTACTACTCCTTCCAATTCGTCCGTCGACCTTCTTGGTTCTCTCGCACGCACGAGTACGGTCCGGGGTACGTAGATCAAGAGTCCAAAAAAGTGGAGTGGGGACATCCGCAGGCTACGGTCTACAAGGGGGTACATGTAGGAGGCAAGAcggtgatgaagatgagcgATTTGCGGTATGGATTATCTACTTCTGGttctggtgttgatgttttcactggtagtagtagtgaaagtaaaagtaaaagtaaaagtaaaagtcaaaagtggtggtggtggtggtggacgacAGCAAAAGAGTGGATGTTGGACAAGGGGGGTGAAAATTTCTGGTTGGGGTTACTAGCcaagtggtggttgtggttatgggatgatggaagacaaggacaacaagaacaacaaacGTTGCAAAACGCCAGCTGGACATGTCAGTTTTGTTTTCCTACCTTGTCGGAATTTCTCCTGATGAACGACGAGGTAGATGGGATagatcgtcgtcgtcgccatcgcCTTGGCGCCGGTGGTCCTTTCGGTGAAATTGATGAAATGGAAAGAGACAGGATAGTCCGATACGTGCGAGAGGGAAAAGATCTCTGGGCTGATATCCACGAGCGGCAAGgtgaaaggaaaaagtgggTATTTGAAGACGTGGTTAACAACACGGACGTTCCGAGTTTCTTGTTGGAGTCGccagaaggaaaagagggcGGGAGGTTAAGGTTCTTGATggagaggggagggaggagtggTGGGTTTAGGGATTACCATGAGGTGTCGAGGGTGGGGGTGAAGGAtagggggggaagggaagaagctCAGGAGAAGGTGATGGGGAAGTAGGGGTAGTTGAAATGCTGTTTGGATATGGAAAGGGGTTAATTGGTACAAGTAGAAAGATGACGACGGGATGAAAGGTCAAAACTGATGCTATGGGTTGTTTTGGGATGATGGATGTGGGTAACGATTGGTACAGTCTCGATAATTGTGTTGATGATACGGTAAACGAACTAATTGACCTGGAGAGAATAAAGATTACGGCTGGCATGAGGATTTTATCAGGATGGTGTCTGCGTGAAGGATGGTATCTCTCAGGCACGGATTTCAGGTTTTGGGATTGGCGTCACGGTCTTCGGTCGGGCTACATATAACTCCATGGTTCTCCTTTGTTTTCAAATCTTGTATGCACAAGCTGCTCACTGCTTTGAGCGTCAACTTGATTGTTTCCTTCTAATGGTGTGAAAGGCACTGCTGTTCAAAAAGACACCGGATAAGGTTGTCTCTCAGGGGGGTCGTATTGGTGCTGCGGAAGGGCTATCACCTTGAAATTTCACGGTCGATTGGATGACGGTCGCTTTGAATTAGTCAATCCCCTTCTCAttgccaccaccatcccatCCCCTTTCCATGCACGATTCATCAATGTTGCCTATATGGAGATGAGAACGAACTGGCAATTCAGGCTTGACTCGTCTATTCCCAAACGAAGGGGAAGTAGCGAACTAGCACACCCCATACCTAtgaatacctacctgtagCCAAGTGACACACTGCTGCTCCAGCAAACTAACCACTGGCTCTCTCATCACACAAAGCAGCCCTTGCCTATCACAAGAGAGAAGTATGTGATGTAAGCGAAAATTAGacaatagtatataatatagcccTTCTGGATATTTATCCCgtattcctcctcctcctcttcctccttctcctcctcctccgaggacgatgacgacgacaagacTCGGAACTATCCATCCAATGTGGTGAAATTAACCCTGGCAATTGTGGAAATTTTGCCCGTCCTCGCTCAGTTCCTTTCCTGATCCAGGTGGATCAGACCTCTCTCAAACTGCCCTCTCCTTGAGGAAAAAAATAAGGATTGAATCCTATTGTAGCCCTGAGTGAATCTGCGTGCAATGGGTATCGGCTTTGAGATGTGAaagttataattaggttgttaatgttattgttgttgttgggtacATGGATATCCTTGGGTATCGTCAGAATCGGAGTCGTCGAATTCCCTTGCTGTTCAGTGTACGGTGTCGTCATTCTGTTTGTGTGTCTCATGCCTCATTCTCATTTTTTTCCATGCTCGTATACTTTCGTTTATTCCAATCACAATCGGTACTGATCGTTTCGTCGTGACTTCCACCCATTCCGTGACTTAGAGAAGAGCAAAAGCAACGGCAATACCGGCACCGAGACCGATCTGGGCAGAGCGGCCGGCGCCACCAGTTGCGGCGGGAGGTTTGGCACTAGTCGACGAGGCACCGGGCATCTCAGACGCGATGGGGTAACCTTCGGAGAGGGTGGGGTAAGCCGAGGCGATGCCAGATGGGATCACGGATCCGATTGTTGTTGGGCAAGG includes the following:
- a CDS encoding crossover junction endonuclease mus-81, translating into MAGDTGANPLFLGWVKEWWDTAREHNTKGAPTYKKAYNSLKACPLTFQHPSELQVLNGFGPTISQRLTDRLKQYCEENGLPMPKHPKRKRTLELESALAAAGAVQDEQPPPPKRARTARPYVPKLNSGAYALLMALSELGPKEFMDKTTLIAKAQPYSEHSFTVPTMANKSYTAWDSMKTLEQKELVWLRGLPSKRYSLTDEGWEVVKRMKEAQNLVDGVAGSANTSRNAIASGSGTSNPNRSENVNPNRQDSGVKRESRYTPLDLKPFVTTTATPERPLQPKPHTANSEYSIIIDSDDEDPKYDEEDRKPIIRDTTNRDYIDLVADGDSVPDESNLPHFTPIRLAPGSFTVELVLDTREVQAKNNRDHIQEELSKLGVRPVMRSLELGDVLWIAKCKQPGWLNRLGAEGDEVVLDYIVERKRLDDLIGSIKDGRFREQKYRLKRSGMKNVVYIIENYNIDMDIRRQYQDAMDTAMASIQVVNGYFLKKTDTIAESIRYLAAVTYMLKEIYESKPLFVIPTQVLTAKNYLPLVKHLREKEPSRGYYISYPAFASLVSKSEMMTLKDVFIKMLMCIRRLSGEKAIEIQKVWKTPYQLVKAFEACGSDENGKKKQKVLVMSMLSHLVDRRNVDKGLSERIADVWGFL
- the rib-5 gene encoding riboflavin synthase subunit alpha, which gives rise to MFTGIVEEIGEVTTYTPNDPLSKNGTTLTITLLPSSSSSSSSSGLLSDCHLGDSIAVNGVCLTVTSFTLTPSASFTVGIAPETLRLTNLGSLRSGSRVNLERAVRADTRMGGHFVQGHVDTVAEIIKITPDGEALTFRFRPKNKEVLRYVVYKGFIALDGTSLTVTAVNDEEEWWEVMLIAYTQERVVVAGKKVGETVNVEVDMTAKYVEKSLRGYLEGLLGSGSAGEQGQGEEKKKGRGLLEKVVEGIVKQGFS